In a genomic window of Streptomyces koelreuteriae:
- a CDS encoding META domain-containing protein, producing MDRQKQRMTLTAAAMLVPLMAACGSEKADSGSGSVGADKPAMTGMRWSVDSVTADGKTQKAPTGAHVTIDKGRAEGSFGCNNFGADATVDGDRVRLSKTMATEMACEDKPMAFEEALARTLSDQEFKAKVDGDRLTLTTDKGDTVRLTKAKDAELSGTKWTVTTPEAADGRAHLTFDEKKGTVSGSLGCNKVNAKATVRDGHITLGPPATTRMMCEDSLMTGEKTLLRLFDGKLKYGVDHQTLTLTSENGTSVRAVAEQ from the coding sequence ATGGACAGGCAGAAGCAGCGCATGACCCTGACGGCCGCCGCCATGCTCGTCCCGCTCATGGCGGCCTGCGGCAGTGAGAAGGCGGACAGCGGCAGCGGTTCGGTCGGTGCCGACAAGCCGGCGATGACCGGCATGCGGTGGAGCGTGGACAGCGTCACCGCCGACGGCAAGACCCAGAAGGCACCCACCGGCGCCCACGTGACCATCGACAAGGGCCGGGCCGAGGGCAGCTTCGGCTGCAACAACTTCGGCGCCGACGCCACCGTCGACGGTGACCGCGTCCGGCTCAGCAAGACCATGGCCACGGAGATGGCCTGCGAGGACAAGCCGATGGCCTTCGAGGAGGCCCTCGCCCGCACCCTCTCCGACCAGGAGTTCAAGGCGAAGGTGGACGGCGACCGCCTCACCCTCACCACCGACAAGGGCGACACCGTCCGTCTCACCAAGGCCAAGGACGCCGAGCTGAGCGGCACCAAGTGGACCGTCACGACCCCGGAGGCGGCCGACGGCCGCGCCCACCTCACCTTCGACGAGAAGAAGGGCACCGTCTCCGGAAGCCTCGGCTGCAACAAGGTGAACGCCAAGGCCACCGTGCGCGACGGCCATATCACCCTGGGCCCTCCGGCCACGACCCGAATGATGTGCGAAGACTCACTCATGACCGGCGAGAAGACCCTGCTCCGTCTTTTCGACGGGAAGCTGAAGTACGGAGTCGATCATCAGACTCTTACGCTGACCAGCGAAAACGGTACGAGCGTGCGAGCAGTCGCCGAACAGTGA
- the purL gene encoding phosphoribosylformylglycinamidine synthase subunit PurL has translation MSRTPLDTVEHAAETPDVELPWAELGLKKDEYERVVEILGRRPTGAELAMYSVMWSEHCSYKSSKVHLRQFGEKAPQSDALLVGIGENAGVVDVGQGYAVTFKVESHNHPSYVEPYQGAATGVGGIVRDIIAMGARPVAVVDPLRFGAADHPDTKRVLPGVVAGIGGYGNCLGLPNIGGEVVFDACYQGNPLVNAGAIGVMRHEDIHLAKASGAGNKVILYGARTGGDGIGGASILASETFDDAKPSKRPAVQVGDPFQEKLLIECTLEAFQEKLVVGIQDLGAAGLSCATSELASNGSGGMRVTLDDVPLRDSTLSPEEILMSESQERMCAVVEPEKVDRFLEICEKWDVIATVIGEVTDGDRLEIYWHGGKIVDVDPRTVAHEGPVYERPYARPSWQDTLQADDANKLPRPETSAELKDQVLKLVGSPNQASKSWITSQYDHFVQGNTVLAQPEDSGMIRIDEESGLGVAIATDGNGRYAKLDPYHGAQLALAEAYRNVATTGAKPLAVSDCLNFGSPEDPAVMWQFAEAVRGLADACQQLGTPVTGGNVSLYNQTGEAAIHPTPVVAVLGVIDDVARRTPVAFQEEGQLLYLLGDTREEFSGSAWSQVVHDHLGGLPPKVDLERERLLAEILISASRDGMIDSAHDLSDGGLIQAVVESALLGGKGARLIVPDGLDAFTFLFSESAGRAVVAVPRSEELRFNDMCGARGLPATRIGVVDGDSVELQGEFTLPLSELRETHEATIPALLA, from the coding sequence ATGAGCCGGACGCCTCTGGACACGGTCGAGCACGCGGCCGAGACCCCCGACGTCGAGCTGCCCTGGGCCGAACTGGGCCTGAAGAAGGACGAGTACGAGCGGGTCGTGGAGATCCTCGGCCGCCGGCCCACCGGGGCCGAGCTGGCCATGTACTCGGTCATGTGGTCCGAGCACTGCTCGTACAAGTCGTCGAAGGTGCACCTGCGCCAGTTCGGCGAGAAGGCCCCGCAGAGCGACGCCCTCCTCGTCGGTATCGGTGAGAACGCCGGTGTCGTGGACGTCGGCCAGGGCTACGCGGTCACCTTCAAGGTGGAGTCGCACAACCACCCCTCCTACGTCGAGCCCTACCAGGGCGCGGCCACGGGTGTCGGCGGCATCGTCCGCGACATCATCGCGATGGGCGCCCGCCCGGTCGCCGTCGTCGACCCGCTGCGCTTCGGCGCGGCCGACCACCCCGACACCAAGCGCGTCCTGCCGGGCGTCGTCGCGGGCATCGGCGGCTACGGCAACTGCCTGGGCCTGCCCAACATCGGCGGCGAGGTCGTCTTCGACGCCTGCTACCAGGGCAACCCGCTGGTCAACGCCGGTGCCATCGGCGTCATGCGGCACGAGGACATCCACCTCGCGAAGGCCTCCGGCGCGGGCAACAAGGTCATCCTCTACGGGGCCCGGACCGGCGGTGACGGCATCGGCGGCGCCTCGATCCTGGCCTCCGAGACCTTCGACGACGCGAAGCCGTCGAAGCGCCCGGCCGTCCAGGTCGGTGACCCCTTCCAGGAGAAGCTCCTCATCGAGTGCACCCTGGAGGCCTTCCAGGAGAAGCTGGTCGTCGGCATCCAGGACCTCGGCGCCGCGGGCCTGTCCTGCGCGACGAGCGAGCTGGCGTCGAACGGCTCGGGCGGCATGCGCGTCACCCTGGACGACGTACCGCTCCGCGACTCCACGCTCTCGCCCGAGGAAATCCTCATGAGCGAGTCGCAGGAGCGCATGTGCGCGGTCGTCGAGCCCGAGAAGGTCGACCGCTTCCTGGAGATCTGCGAGAAGTGGGACGTCATCGCCACCGTCATCGGTGAGGTGACCGACGGCGACCGCCTGGAGATCTACTGGCACGGCGGCAAGATCGTCGACGTCGACCCGCGCACGGTCGCGCACGAGGGCCCGGTCTACGAGCGCCCCTACGCCCGCCCGTCCTGGCAGGACACCCTCCAGGCGGACGACGCGAACAAGCTGCCCCGGCCGGAGACGTCGGCGGAACTGAAGGACCAGGTCCTGAAGCTGGTCGGCTCCCCGAACCAGGCCTCCAAGTCCTGGATCACCTCGCAGTACGACCACTTCGTGCAGGGCAATACGGTCCTCGCCCAGCCCGAGGACTCCGGCATGATCCGGATCGACGAGGAGTCCGGCCTCGGCGTGGCCATCGCGACCGACGGCAACGGCCGCTACGCCAAGCTGGACCCGTACCACGGCGCCCAGCTGGCCCTGGCGGAGGCGTACCGCAACGTCGCGACGACCGGCGCGAAGCCGCTCGCCGTCTCGGACTGCCTGAACTTCGGCTCGCCCGAGGACCCGGCGGTGATGTGGCAGTTCGCGGAGGCCGTGCGCGGTCTGGCGGACGCCTGTCAGCAGCTGGGCACCCCGGTGACCGGCGGCAACGTCTCCCTCTACAACCAGACGGGCGAGGCCGCCATCCACCCGACCCCGGTGGTCGCGGTGCTCGGCGTGATCGACGACGTGGCCCGCCGTACGCCGGTCGCCTTCCAGGAGGAGGGGCAGCTGCTCTACCTCCTCGGCGACACGCGTGAGGAGTTCAGCGGCTCGGCCTGGTCCCAGGTCGTCCACGACCACCTCGGCGGTCTGCCGCCCAAGGTCGACCTGGAGCGCGAGCGGCTGCTCGCCGAGATCCTGATCTCCGCCTCCCGCGACGGCATGATCGACTCCGCGCACGACCTGTCCGACGGCGGTCTGATCCAGGCGGTCGTCGAGTCGGCGCTGCTCGGCGGCAAGGGCGCCCGCCTGATCGTCCCGGACGGTCTGGACGCCTTCACCTTCCTCTTCTCCGAGTCGGCGGGTCGCGCGGTCGTGGCCGTGCCGCGCTCCGAGGAGCTCCGCTTCAACGACATGTGCGGCGCGCGGGGCCTCCCGGCCACCCGCATCGGTGTCGTCGACGGCGACTCGGTGGAGCTGCAGGGCGAGTTCACCCTCCCCCTGTCCGAGCTGCGTGAGACGCACGAGGCGACGATCCCGGCGCTGCTGGCCTGA
- a CDS encoding M23 family metallopeptidase: MSARKLGTLAFQGLQLVFIGVVIAHICFGWGYPILWNCLLLLLAYAVMTVANRWGGAPDSPRRAREPLDVAPPVTGRWSALNSPADRTPSHGIHAHGQTYAIDILAEPEPGARPAFRPLWPLARRPEDFPAFGAEILAVADATVVRAADGQRDHLSRNSLPGLLYLMLIEGSVREMSGIRQILGNHIVLDLGNGTYAAYAHLQRGSLTVREGDRVRAGQLLARCGNSGNSSEPHLHFQLMDGPDPDAARGVPFTWTGIGVPGNGQTFEAPPTVTAPA, translated from the coding sequence ATGTCCGCACGCAAGCTCGGCACACTGGCCTTCCAAGGCCTCCAGCTGGTTTTCATCGGCGTGGTGATCGCCCATATCTGCTTCGGCTGGGGCTACCCCATCCTGTGGAACTGCCTGCTGCTGCTCCTCGCGTACGCCGTCATGACCGTCGCCAACCGGTGGGGCGGCGCCCCCGACAGCCCGCGCCGGGCCCGGGAGCCCCTGGACGTCGCCCCGCCCGTGACCGGCCGCTGGTCCGCGCTGAACAGCCCCGCCGACCGCACCCCGAGCCACGGCATCCACGCCCACGGGCAGACGTACGCCATCGACATCCTCGCCGAGCCCGAGCCGGGCGCCCGCCCCGCCTTCCGCCCGCTGTGGCCGCTCGCCCGCCGCCCCGAGGACTTCCCGGCCTTCGGCGCCGAGATCCTCGCGGTCGCCGACGCCACGGTCGTACGGGCCGCCGACGGGCAGCGCGACCACCTCAGCCGCAACTCACTGCCCGGCCTGCTCTACCTGATGCTGATCGAAGGCTCGGTACGGGAGATGTCCGGCATCCGCCAGATCCTCGGCAACCACATCGTCCTGGACCTCGGCAACGGCACCTACGCCGCCTACGCCCACCTCCAGCGCGGCTCCCTCACCGTCCGCGAGGGCGACCGCGTCCGGGCCGGACAGCTCCTCGCCCGCTGCGGCAACTCCGGCAACTCCTCCGAGCCGCATCTGCACTTCCAGCTCATGGACGGCCCCGACCCGGACGCGGCCCGCGGCGTCCCCTTCACCTGGACCGGCATCGGCGTGCCCGGCAACGGCCAGACCTTCGAGGCACCCCCGACTGTCACAGCCCCTGCTTAG
- a CDS encoding ArsR/SmtB family transcription factor, giving the protein MELEARVADLERRLAALEGAHRAGPRLDDSDFWALNGLKEQLAELGAADGGILYTGSVRLPTGEPYVWQMGVLTEGLLEEDWTTAAESFAALGHPVRLRLLHEILGGRRTAAELAELDEVGTTGQIYHHLRQLTATGWLHTTGRGRYEVPDQRVVPLLVAVATARP; this is encoded by the coding sequence GTGGAACTCGAAGCACGCGTAGCCGACCTGGAGCGCCGTCTGGCGGCCCTCGAAGGCGCCCACCGCGCCGGACCCCGTCTCGACGACAGCGACTTCTGGGCGCTGAACGGGCTGAAGGAGCAGCTGGCCGAGCTGGGGGCCGCCGACGGCGGCATCCTCTACACCGGCTCCGTGCGCCTGCCGACGGGCGAGCCGTACGTCTGGCAGATGGGCGTCCTGACGGAAGGACTGCTGGAGGAGGACTGGACGACGGCCGCCGAGTCGTTCGCGGCGCTCGGCCACCCCGTGCGGCTCCGGCTGCTCCACGAGATCCTCGGCGGCCGGCGCACCGCGGCCGAACTCGCCGAGCTGGACGAGGTCGGCACGACCGGCCAGATCTACCACCACCTGCGCCAGCTCACCGCCACCGGCTGGCTGCACACGACCGGCCGGGGCCGCTACGAAGTACCGGACCAGCGCGTCGTACCGCTGCTGGTGGCGGTGGCGACGGCCAGGCCCTAG
- the purQ gene encoding phosphoribosylformylglycinamidine synthase subunit PurQ codes for MTARIGVVTFPGSLDDRDTQRAIRVAGAEPVALWHKDKDLKQVDAVVLCGGFSYGDYLRAGAIARFSPVMEPLLEQAKAGLPVLGICNGFQILTEAHLLPGTMLRNDHLHFICRDQKLRVENAETSWTTDYTAGQEIHIPLKNNDGQYVADAYTLDQLEAEGRVAFRYLDFNPNGSQRDIAGVTNAAGNVVGLMPHPEHAVEPLIGTGRTDGLPFFTSILKKLVNA; via the coding sequence GTGACCGCTCGTATTGGCGTGGTCACTTTTCCCGGCAGTCTGGACGACCGGGACACGCAGCGCGCGATCCGGGTCGCGGGCGCCGAGCCGGTCGCCCTCTGGCACAAGGACAAGGACCTCAAGCAGGTCGACGCCGTGGTGTTGTGCGGTGGTTTCTCCTACGGCGATTATCTGCGCGCCGGGGCCATCGCCCGTTTCTCGCCGGTGATGGAGCCCCTGCTGGAGCAGGCGAAGGCCGGTCTGCCGGTGCTCGGCATCTGCAACGGCTTCCAGATCCTCACCGAGGCCCATCTGCTCCCGGGCACGATGCTGCGCAACGACCACCTGCACTTCATCTGCCGTGACCAGAAGCTGCGCGTGGAGAACGCCGAGACCTCCTGGACCACCGATTACACGGCCGGCCAGGAGATCCACATCCCGCTGAAGAACAACGACGGGCAGTACGTGGCCGACGCGTACACGCTCGACCAGCTGGAGGCCGAGGGCCGCGTCGCCTTCCGCTACCTCGACTTCAACCCCAACGGCTCGCAGCGGGACATCGCCGGCGTCACCAACGCGGCCGGGAACGTGGTCGGCCTCATGCCGCACCCCGAGCACGCCGTCGAGCCGCTGATCGGTACCGGTCGTACCGACGGTCTGCCGTTCTTCACCTCGATCCTCAAGAAGCTGGTCAACGCATGA
- the bldC gene encoding developmental transcriptional regulator BldC has product MTARTPDAEPLLTPAEVATMFRVDPKTVTRWAKAGKLTSIRTLGGHRRYREAEVRALLAGIPQQRSEA; this is encoded by the coding sequence ATGACCGCTCGCACCCCTGATGCCGAGCCGCTGCTGACCCCGGCTGAGGTCGCCACCATGTTCCGCGTGGACCCGAAGACGGTCACGCGGTGGGCGAAGGCCGGCAAGCTCACGTCGATCCGCACGCTCGGCGGGCATCGGCGCTACCGCGAGGCTGAGGTCCGCGCTCTGCTCGCGGGCATTCCGCAGCAGCGCAGCGAGGCCTGA
- a CDS encoding DUF6274 family protein — protein sequence MAASARHETRALLRAHLSAASSYRHLTRRCPICHRLLRLAMESAPGRPQHPSERGVLEPETPLPHRRQS from the coding sequence ATGGCGGCATCGGCTAGGCACGAGACGCGGGCCCTGCTCCGCGCGCATCTGTCGGCCGCGTCGTCGTACCGGCACCTCACACGTCGCTGTCCGATCTGCCACCGCCTGCTGCGGCTGGCGATGGAGTCCGCTCCGGGCCGGCCTCAACACCCGTCCGAGCGTGGGGTGCTGGAGCCGGAGACTCCTCTACCGCACCGGCGTCAGAGCTAA
- the purF gene encoding amidophosphoribosyltransferase → MPRGDGRLNHDLLPGEKGPQDACGVFGVWAPGEEVAKLTYFGLYALQHRGQESAGIAVSNGSQILVFKDMGLVSQVFDETSLGSLQGHIAVGHARYSTTGASVWENAQPTFRATGHGSIALGHNGNLVNTAQLAEMVADLPKQEGGRTPRVAATNDTDLLTALLAAQVDEDGKPLTIEDAAHSILPQVKGAFSLVFMDEHTLYAARDPQGIRPLVLGRLERGWVVASESAALDICGASYVREIEPGEFVAIDENGLRSSRFADAKPKGCVFEYVYLARPDTDIAGRNVYLSRVEMGRKLAKEAPADADLVIATPESGTPAAIGYAEASGIPFGSGLVKNAYVGRTFIQPSQTIRQLGIRLKLNPLKEVIKGKRLVVVDDSIVRGNTQRALVRMLREAGAAEVHIRISSPPVKWPCFFGIDFATRAELIANGMTVDEIGTSMGADSLAYISIDGMIEATTIAKPNLCRACFDGEYPMDLPDPELLGKQLLETELAAGPAATAAADAIRRP, encoded by the coding sequence GTGCCACGTGGTGACGGACGACTCAACCACGACCTGCTCCCCGGTGAGAAGGGCCCCCAGGACGCTTGTGGCGTCTTCGGTGTCTGGGCTCCGGGCGAAGAGGTCGCCAAGCTCACGTACTTCGGGCTCTACGCCCTCCAGCATCGAGGCCAGGAATCCGCGGGAATCGCGGTCAGCAACGGCTCTCAGATCCTTGTCTTCAAGGACATGGGCCTGGTCTCCCAGGTCTTCGACGAAACCTCCCTCGGCTCGCTCCAGGGACACATCGCGGTCGGACACGCCCGCTACTCGACCACCGGTGCCTCCGTGTGGGAGAACGCCCAGCCGACGTTCCGTGCCACCGGGCACGGCTCCATCGCGCTCGGCCACAACGGCAACCTGGTCAACACCGCCCAGCTCGCCGAGATGGTCGCCGACCTGCCCAAGCAGGAGGGCGGCCGCACCCCGCGCGTCGCGGCGACCAACGACACCGACCTGCTCACCGCGCTCCTCGCGGCCCAGGTCGACGAGGACGGCAAGCCGCTGACCATCGAGGACGCCGCACACAGCATCCTCCCGCAGGTCAAGGGCGCCTTCTCCCTCGTCTTCATGGACGAGCACACGCTGTACGCGGCCCGCGACCCGCAGGGCATCCGCCCGCTGGTCCTCGGCCGCCTGGAGCGCGGCTGGGTCGTGGCCTCCGAGTCCGCGGCCCTCGACATCTGCGGCGCCTCCTACGTCCGCGAGATCGAGCCGGGCGAGTTCGTCGCCATCGACGAGAACGGCCTGCGGTCCTCCCGATTCGCGGATGCGAAGCCCAAGGGCTGTGTCTTCGAGTACGTGTACCTGGCCCGCCCGGACACCGACATCGCCGGCCGCAACGTCTACCTCTCCCGCGTGGAGATGGGCCGCAAGCTCGCCAAGGAAGCCCCGGCCGACGCCGACCTCGTCATAGCGACCCCGGAATCCGGCACCCCCGCCGCCATCGGCTACGCGGAGGCGTCCGGCATCCCCTTCGGCTCCGGCCTGGTGAAGAACGCCTACGTCGGGCGTACGTTCATCCAGCCCTCGCAGACCATCCGCCAGCTGGGCATCCGCCTGAAGCTGAACCCGCTGAAGGAAGTCATCAAGGGCAAGCGCCTGGTCGTCGTCGACGACTCGATCGTGCGCGGCAACACGCAGCGGGCCCTGGTCCGCATGCTCCGCGAGGCGGGCGCCGCCGAGGTCCACATCCGGATCTCCTCGCCGCCCGTGAAGTGGCCCTGCTTCTTCGGCATCGACTTCGCCACCCGCGCCGAGCTCATCGCCAACGGCATGACCGTCGACGAGATCGGCACCTCGATGGGCGCCGACTCCCTGGCGTACATCTCCATCGACGGCATGATCGAGGCGACCACCATCGCCAAGCCGAACCTGTGCCGCGCCTGCTTCGACGGCGAGTACCCGATGGACCTCCCGGACCCCGAGCTGCTCGGCAAGCAGCTCCTGGAGACCGAGCTGGCCGCCGGCCCGGCCGCCACGGCCGCCGCCGACGCGATCCGCCGCCCGTAG
- a CDS encoding Leu/Phe/Val dehydrogenase, which produces MTDVAGAPADVLHTLFHSDQGGHEQVVLCQDRASGLKAVIALHSTALGPALGGTRFYPYATEAEAVADALNLARGMSYKNAMAGLDHGGGKAVIIGDPERIKSEELLLAYGRFVASLGGRYVTACDVGTYVADMDVVARECRWTTGRSPENGGAGDSSVLTAYGVYQGMRASAQHLWGDPTLRARRIGIAGVGKVGHHLVEHLVKEGAEVFVTDVREDAVRRITERHRDVIAVKDTAELIRVAGLDIYAPCALGGALDDDTVPVLTASVVCGAANNQLAHPGVEKDLADRGILYAPDYVVNAGGVIQVADELHGFDFERCKAKASKIYDTTLAIFARAKEDGIPPAAAADRIAEQRMHDAAMARRAR; this is translated from the coding sequence GTGACCGACGTAGCCGGCGCGCCTGCTGATGTACTGCACACCCTGTTCCACTCGGATCAGGGGGGTCATGAGCAAGTCGTGCTCTGCCAGGACCGCGCGAGCGGCCTCAAGGCCGTCATCGCCCTCCACTCCACCGCCCTGGGCCCCGCGCTCGGCGGTACGCGCTTCTACCCGTACGCGACCGAGGCCGAGGCCGTCGCCGACGCGCTGAACCTCGCGCGCGGGATGTCGTACAAGAACGCCATGGCCGGACTCGACCACGGCGGCGGCAAGGCCGTGATCATCGGCGACCCGGAGCGGATCAAGAGCGAGGAGCTGCTCCTCGCCTACGGCCGCTTCGTGGCCTCCCTCGGCGGCCGCTACGTCACCGCCTGCGACGTCGGTACGTATGTCGCCGACATGGACGTCGTGGCCCGCGAGTGCCGCTGGACGACCGGCCGCTCCCCCGAGAACGGCGGCGCCGGGGACTCCTCCGTCCTCACCGCGTACGGCGTCTACCAGGGCATGCGCGCCTCCGCCCAGCACCTGTGGGGCGACCCGACGCTGCGCGCCAGGCGGATCGGCATCGCCGGCGTCGGCAAGGTCGGCCACCACCTGGTGGAGCACCTGGTGAAGGAGGGCGCCGAGGTCTTCGTCACGGACGTGCGCGAGGACGCCGTACGGCGGATCACCGAGCGGCACCGGGACGTGATCGCCGTCAAGGACACCGCCGAGCTGATCCGGGTCGCCGGGCTGGACATCTACGCCCCCTGCGCCCTGGGCGGCGCCCTGGACGACGACACCGTGCCCGTGCTCACCGCCTCGGTGGTCTGCGGCGCCGCCAACAACCAGCTCGCCCACCCGGGTGTGGAGAAGGACCTCGCCGACCGCGGGATCCTCTACGCGCCGGACTACGTGGTGAACGCCGGCGGTGTCATCCAGGTGGCCGACGAGCTGCACGGCTTCGACTTCGAGCGGTGCAAGGCGAAGGCGTCGAAGATCTACGACACGACGCTGGCCATATTCGCACGTGCGAAGGAGGACGGTATTCCGCCGGCCGCCGCGGCCGACCGGATCGCCGAGCAGCGGATGCACGACGCGGCCATGGCGCGCCGGGCGCGCTGA
- a CDS encoding maleylpyruvate isomerase family mycothiol-dependent enzyme encodes MPPAKKRPRAYDPAKTRAAVLAQFGHIRRAVATLGPDRLALPTRLGDWTVRELAAHCAMALDAVDRLLAEPEPVRQDARLLDWPFAIAEDAPAIAATARRLAEEHPDLDTHLAAAEHRFTANLDAHPAARLLPTSAGALPLADYVVTRAVELVVHTDDLNTAVPGLDIPYDRQALAACTRLLADALAAKAPGGSTEVRVPPYAVVQCVEGPRHTRGTPPNVVETDPLTWIRLATGRLTWKQALHDAQVSASGERADLDAYLPVLS; translated from the coding sequence ATGCCCCCGGCCAAGAAGCGCCCCCGCGCCTACGACCCCGCCAAGACCCGGGCCGCCGTGCTCGCCCAGTTCGGGCACATACGCCGGGCCGTGGCCACCCTCGGCCCCGACCGGCTGGCCCTGCCCACGCGCCTCGGCGACTGGACCGTGCGCGAGCTGGCCGCGCACTGCGCCATGGCCCTGGACGCCGTGGACCGGCTGCTCGCGGAGCCCGAGCCCGTACGGCAGGACGCCCGGCTGCTCGACTGGCCGTTCGCCATAGCCGAGGACGCCCCCGCCATCGCCGCCACCGCCCGCCGCCTGGCCGAGGAGCACCCGGACCTCGACACCCACCTCGCCGCCGCCGAGCACCGCTTCACCGCGAACCTCGACGCACACCCCGCCGCCCGGCTCCTCCCCACCAGCGCGGGCGCCCTGCCCCTGGCCGACTACGTCGTCACGCGCGCGGTCGAACTCGTCGTCCACACCGACGACCTCAACACCGCCGTCCCCGGCCTGGACATCCCCTACGACCGTCAGGCCCTGGCCGCCTGCACCCGGCTGCTCGCCGACGCCCTCGCCGCGAAGGCACCCGGCGGCTCGACGGAGGTCCGGGTGCCGCCGTACGCGGTCGTGCAGTGCGTCGAGGGCCCGAGGCACACCCGGGGCACCCCGCCCAACGTCGTCGAGACGGACCCGCTGACCTGGATCCGGCTGGCGACCGGCCGGCTGACCTGGAAGCAGGCGCTCCACGACGCCCAGGTCAGCGCGAGCGGCGAGCGGGCCGACCTGGACGCGTACCTGCCCGTGCTGAGCTGA
- a CDS encoding DUF3073 domain-containing protein, protein MGRGRAKAKQTKVARQLKYNSGGTDLSRLAEELGASPSHPQPPNGEPVVEDDDQDEDLYARYADLYEDDDEDEDDQSSQHRRGA, encoded by the coding sequence ATGGGGCGCGGCCGGGCCAAGGCCAAGCAGACGAAGGTCGCCCGCCAGCTGAAGTACAACAGCGGTGGGACTGACCTCTCACGCCTGGCCGAAGAGCTGGGTGCATCGCCTTCACATCCGCAGCCGCCTAACGGCGAGCCGGTGGTCGAGGACGATGATCAGGATGAGGACCTGTACGCACGGTACGCCGACCTCTATGAGGACGACGACGAAGATGAGGACGACCAGTCCTCACAACACCGTCGCGGCGCTTGA
- the purM gene encoding phosphoribosylformylglycinamidine cyclo-ligase: MSETHSAEGGASPASASYKTAGVDIEAGDRAVDLMKEWVKKAQRPEVLGGLGGFAGLFDASALKNYERPLLASATDGVGTKVDIARQLGIYDTIGHDLVAMVMDDIVVCGAEPLFMTDYICVGKVHPERVAAIVKGIAEGCVLAGCALVGGETAEHPGLLGADDFDVAGAGTGVVEADRLLGADRIRTGDAVIAMAASGLHSNGYSLVRHVLLNQAGLALDAHIDELGRTLGEELLEPTKIYSLDCLALMRTTEVHAFSHITGGGLAANLARVIPDELHAIVDRSTWTPAPIFDLVGRTGQVERLELEKTLNMGVGMIAIVPQESTDVALATLADRGVDAWVAGEITDRGEHTTGAALIGDYAS; this comes from the coding sequence ATGTCTGAGACCCACAGTGCCGAGGGCGGCGCCAGCCCCGCATCTGCTTCCTACAAAACAGCAGGTGTCGACATCGAAGCCGGCGACCGCGCCGTAGACCTCATGAAGGAGTGGGTGAAGAAGGCGCAGCGCCCCGAGGTCCTCGGCGGCCTCGGCGGCTTCGCCGGCCTCTTCGACGCCTCCGCCCTGAAGAACTACGAGCGTCCCCTGCTGGCCTCCGCCACGGACGGCGTCGGCACCAAGGTCGACATCGCCCGCCAGCTCGGGATCTACGACACGATCGGCCATGACCTGGTCGCCATGGTCATGGACGACATCGTGGTCTGCGGCGCCGAGCCCCTGTTCATGACCGACTACATCTGCGTCGGCAAGGTCCACCCCGAGCGCGTCGCCGCCATCGTCAAGGGCATCGCCGAGGGCTGTGTCCTGGCCGGCTGCGCCCTGGTCGGCGGCGAGACCGCCGAGCACCCGGGCCTGCTCGGCGCGGACGACTTCGATGTCGCCGGCGCCGGCACGGGTGTCGTGGAGGCCGACCGGCTGCTCGGCGCGGATCGTATCCGTACGGGTGACGCGGTGATCGCCATGGCGGCCTCCGGTCTTCACTCGAACGGGTACTCCCTCGTCCGGCATGTCCTGCTGAACCAGGCGGGCCTCGCGCTGGACGCCCACATCGACGAGCTCGGCCGCACCCTCGGAGAGGAGCTGCTGGAGCCGACGAAGATCTACTCGCTGGACTGCCTGGCCCTGATGCGCACCACCGAGGTGCACGCCTTCAGCCACATCACCGGCGGCGGACTCGCGGCCAATCTCGCCCGGGTGATCCCGGACGAGCTGCACGCCATCGTCGACCGCTCCACCTGGACCCCGGCCCCGATCTTCGACCTCGTCGGCCGGACGGGCCAGGTCGAGCGCCTGGAGCTGGAGAAGACCCTGAACATGGGCGTGGGCATGATCGCGATCGTGCCCCAGGAGTCCACCGACGTGGCCCTGGCGACCCTGGCCGACCGCGGCGTGGACGCCTGGGTGGCAGGAGAGATCACGGACCGGGGCGAGCACACCACCGGCGCCGCCCTGATCGGTGACTACGCGAGCTGA